The nucleotide window caatctgacgccatgttgacgtcctgtgcctggtGGGACAGTTCTcattttacacttattttgcaaaaaaaataaataaacaaatactgtgttccacacaattttgtccaaacacaaaccgattaagctgacttaattatttttacaaatttaagtggatggaACATAAAATCATTAAGTcgtcccccccaaaaaactctAGAATTGCATTgatagttcattttaaataagtcatttgaacaagcagcaacaagCACAATTTTCACAGTACAAAATGATGTAAACGGCAGAAATGACGTTGCTAATGAACATCAGATTATAGGGGAGCACAACAGGTGTAACGCAGAGCTCAAATCCCTCTCCTTTAGTCCTGATCTTCAGTCTGTTCACAGGATCAGCTAATCCAGCGCTAGCAATGCTGAGCCAAATCACACCGAGATTTCTGGGTCAACACACAACAGGTGACGCTAAATGAGCTTTTACTCAGGTCTGTCTTTCCAGATATATAACCATACAATGAGAAAGATTGATGAACGCTGTGGTAAATGTTTCAATCAGATATTAACAGTGGTTTGTGTCAAATCTGTAACCAAGTTATCAAAATTGGCCACCGGTTTCAAAAATATAGACTTTCTTACAATCTACTGCacaatgttttaaagaaaatgattgctgctggtgtttttttatacagttgaagcctgaattattagccccccggatATTTttgcccccaatttctgtttaacagtttttttcaacacatttctaagcataatagattaaataactaatttctaatatttgatttcttttatctttgcatgATGacttttactagatatttttcaagatactagttttcagcttaaagtgcctttcaaaggcttaattaattaggcaagtcattgtatagcagtggtttgatctgaagacaatccaaaacaattaTTGtttatgggggctaataattttgaccttaaaaatggttaaaacaattttaaaagctgcttttattctagccaaactaaaacaaataagactttctccagaagaaaaaatattatagaaactactgtgaaaatttccttaatctgttaaacatcattagggaaatatttgaaaaagaaaagaaatccacCGGAAAGAGaataattttggcttcaactgtatacatacatatatacatacatacatatatatatatatatatatatatatatatatatatatatatatatatatatatatatatatatatatatatatatatatatatatatatatgaatgcttGATATAAAATATAGCACCATCCTTTAAATCATCCACATTGTACTATATTGTCTCTCTTTAATATCAGAAGTGGCCCAACTTTAATTTACTTCGAAGAGTTAATTAAGACACAGTTATTTAAGCTTgcctttttgatgttttttttctactgtttTTCTATTTTGTACTATTTCTTAATATATATGATGTgtttaatatcttcttttgtagtGCTTtgggtttaaatttttttttaatgcattacaaataaaatgcgtaattaatattattttaccaCCATCCCTTCCTACATTGCTTCTCACCAAATATATCCTGTTTTTTGTATcattaaaaatagatttaaagtgatagttcaccacaTAATTATCATTTATTCACCATTTGCTCACCTCACAAATTAAGTGCTTCTATctctttttttaaactcaaaagaagatattttgaagaatgttttgaaGAACCTATGAGATTAACAttcgcagttaaaaaaaaaatactatttaagtAAATGGCAAACTGTAAAAATAGACGAAAAATTTACAATTTTTGGaattttgtgatttgttttttagtattattatttatttatttaagctttttaattgcattgtgGGACCTTAATCTTTTCTCTAACAACGTTTGACGTTAAAAAGtccaaaaaagtgacttttatttatatttttatagtttaaacaGTGATAAACTGTCTCGCTTGTTGTTGTAAATAACAAACATGAAACCTGGTAATAAACTACCAGTACATTTCCTGtcattttacacacttatttctccATATACTGGTGTTGCCAGGATACTGGAATTTGCTACCAGTCGGTTCTGAAATTTTTAAAACAtcacgctaacatttgagcgcacGTTCTGAAatagcgctgatttgccattgggttcacatgctcaacagaaatgactgtgattggctgtgaaggtcatcagatCACCGAACTCACcaatgtttactgagtgtaaccacagatacaggcaCACTGGATCGATTTAAAGCCGCGTTGCATCAGTGGATAGCCTGTATGTCAGCTTacagacaaaccagctgatcgacgtagctttaaaacactccagtgtccctgtatctgtggttacactcagtaaacatcggtgagttcggtgaactgatgaccttcacaaccaatcacagtcatttctgttgagcacatgaacacaatggcaaatttaagaacgtgctcaacagagCTCAAATGTTAAGGGAAGATGGACgtattccagtatcttgacaacactactACTGTAGTATACAATGCATTGTTTCAAACTGCTTAGAGTTTAGCaatagtcactttattaaactgtagagtttaatttttaacaccacaagttgacagagcagagataaacaccccataatgcaactcataaacctgtaaatcacaaaataggCAACctgttaattatttttgtttacagtgtagaacattcttcaaactatcttcttttgtgctgaaCAGAAGATACAAACTCATTTACAAgtggaaagtaaaataaataatgcatgattatttttacatttttgggtgtaaactgtacctttaagaaCATTTGTTTACATTGTGAGCTTCTGATGTATCAAAAAAGGCAACTCAAACCCACCAGCGGATCCTCTGTCACTGAAAATCAAAGCTCTGGACGCAGCTCAGTTTCTTCCACCAGCTTTCAGAAAGCTGTCTGATTTTATCTGGGGTTTTTTCTCTCAGCGTCTGGATCCTCGGCCACATCGACTCCTCTGCATGCTTCATGCTAGCTAAGATGGCGGCGTCGAACACTTCCTTCAGGTTCTTCTGTGTCAGAGCTGAACATTCAGCGAATGTCACGGCACCGATGCTACGGGCACACAATCGGGCGTCTTCCTGGCTCACTGGTTTCTCCTGGCCCTCTGCGAGTCGGATAAGCACCTGAACGTCTTCAAGTAAATCACACTGAGTGCCCACGAGGATGATGGGAACACCAGGACAGATTCGATTAATTTCAGGAGCCCATCGGTCAGTCACACTTCTGAAGGAGGATGGGAGGACCACGCTGTAGCAGAGCAGGAACACATCAGCATCACGGTAACAGAGTGGGCGGAGTCGGTCAAAGTCATCCTGGAAACAGAAATTTAACATGTTGTAAACCAATCTTGATGCTTTAGTGTGAAGTGAACAGACAATTTATCGTAttataagggatagttcacacaaacttAAACATTTACTCTATTTATTCATGCACAAGTGGTTCAAAACTGTTATGAGTTTccttctac belongs to Danio rerio strain Tuebingen ecotype United States chromosome 1, GRCz12tu, whole genome shotgun sequence and includes:
- the si:ch211-133l11.10 gene encoding rho-related GTP-binding protein RhoU isoform X4, with the protein product MDDAESVNEDDFPPPVPPRVAPPRDTPAASERRVKCVMVGDGAVGKTSLIISYTTNGYPAEHIPTAFDNFTARVVVDGRPVQLQLCDMAGQDDFDRLRPLCYRDADVFLLCYSVVLPSSFRSVTDRWAPEINRICPGVPIILVGTQCDLLEDVQVLIRLAEGQEKPVSQEDARLCARSIGAVTFAECSALTQKNLKEVFDAAILASMKHAEESMWPRIQTLREKTPDKIRQLSESWWKKLSCVQSFDFQ
- the si:ch211-133l11.10 gene encoding rho-related GTP-binding protein RhoU isoform X1; amino-acid sequence: MPSQDDAESVNEDDFPPPVPPRVAPPRDTPAASERRVKCVMVGDGAVGKTSLIISYTTNGYPAEHIPTAFDNFTARVVVDGRPVQLQLCDMAGQRWEAVDQSLNDDFDRLRPLCYRDADVFLLCYSVVLPSSFRSVTDRWAPEINRICPGVPIILVGTQCDLLEDVQVLIRLAEGQEKPVSQEDARLCARSIGAVTFAECSALTQKNLKEVFDAAILASMKHAEESMWPRIQTLREKTPDKIRQLSESWWKKLSCVQSFDFQ
- the si:ch211-133l11.10 gene encoding rho-related GTP-binding protein RhoU isoform X3, with the translated sequence MPSQDDAESVNEDDFPPPVPPRVAPPRDTPAASERRVKCVMVGDGAVGKTSLIISYTTNGYPAEHIPTAFDNFTARVVVDGRPVQLQLCDMAGQDDFDRLRPLCYRDADVFLLCYSVVLPSSFRSVTDRWAPEINRICPGVPIILVGTQCDLLEDVQVLIRLAEGQEKPVSQEDARLCARSIGAVTFAECSALTQKNLKEVFDAAILASMKHAEESMWPRIQTLREKTPDKIRQLSESWWKKLSCVQSFDFQ
- the si:ch211-133l11.10 gene encoding rho-related GTP-binding protein RhoU isoform X2 — protein: MDDAESVNEDDFPPPVPPRVAPPRDTPAASERRVKCVMVGDGAVGKTSLIISYTTNGYPAEHIPTAFDNFTARVVVDGRPVQLQLCDMAGQRWEAVDQSLNDDFDRLRPLCYRDADVFLLCYSVVLPSSFRSVTDRWAPEINRICPGVPIILVGTQCDLLEDVQVLIRLAEGQEKPVSQEDARLCARSIGAVTFAECSALTQKNLKEVFDAAILASMKHAEESMWPRIQTLREKTPDKIRQLSESWWKKLSCVQSFDFQ